Proteins encoded within one genomic window of Humulus lupulus chromosome 1, drHumLupu1.1, whole genome shotgun sequence:
- the LOC133777959 gene encoding uncharacterized protein LOC133777959 has product MPNYYHPGLRNHENFSYANNKNVLQPPPGFNSQQQQEKKQSLEEILGTFIMESNKRFGKKEARLDNIETHMTNMGASMKKIETQVGQLAIVVDSNQKGSFPSDIVVNPNESCQVVSLRSGKVLDEGNVQEGSKEKVEQVVREVDKEEQAKKQSGSDKTDTKKDSLPMYQPPIPYPRRFQKKKLDEQSAKFLVIFKRIHINIPFVDALEKMSNYVKFMKEVMLKKIRLEDFETMKLTKEYSAILPKKFPQKVKDAGSFTIPCTIGGSSFDKALCNLGASISLMPLSVFKKLGVGEVKPITITLQLVERSLTYPRGVIEDVLVKVDKFIFPADFVVLDKRRTMKLPLFLVVHFWLPEELLLIYRVVI; this is encoded by the coding sequence ATGCCTAATTATTATCATCCAGGATTGCGCAACCATGAAAATTTCTCTTATGCTAATAACAAAAATGTGTTGCAACCACCTCCGGGATTCAATTCTCAACAACAACAAGAGAAAAAACAATCATTGGAAGAAATTTTGGGCACTTTTATTATGGAGTCTAACAAGAGATTCGGAAAAAAAGAAGCAAGACTCGACAATATAgaaacccatatgactaacatggGTGCttcaatgaagaaaattgagacTCAAGTGGGACAATTAGCTATTGTTGTGGATTCTAATCAGAAGGGAAGTTTTCCTAGTGACATTGTGGTAAATCCAAATGAATCATGCCAAGTAGTTTCTTTGAGAAGTGGTAAGGTGCTTGATGAGGGTAATGTTCAAGAAGGTTCAAAGGAGAAAGTTGAGCAAGTGGTACGAGAGGTAGACAAGGAAGAGCAAGCCAAAAAGCAAAGTGGAAGTGACAAGACTGACACGAAGAAGgatagccttccaatgtatcaacCTCCCATTCCTTATCCTCGGCGATTTCAGAAGAAGAAATTAGATGAACAATCTGCAAAGTTTCTAGTAATCTTCAAAagaattcacataaacattccaTTCGTAGATGCTCTTGAGAAAATGTcaaattatgtgaaattcatgaaagaaGTCATGTTGAAGAAAATAAGATTAGAAGACTTTGAAACTATGAAGCTAACAAAAGAATACAGCGCCATCTTACCTAAAAAGTTTCCTCAAAAGGTGAAAGACGCTGGCAGCTTTACTATACCATGCACTATTGGAGGGTCATCCTTTGACAAGGCATTGTGTAATCTTGGAGCGAGTATTAGTTTGATGCCACTTTCAGTTTTTAAGAAGTTGGGGGTAGGAGAGGTGAAGCCCATAACCATTACTCTTCAATTAGTAGAACGGTCACTTACTTATCCTAGGGGAGTGATTGAAGATGTATTGGTTAAGGTGGACAAATTTATTTTTCCCGCTGATTTCGTGGTACTGGATAAGAGGAGGACCATGAAACTCCCATTATTCTTGGTGGTCCATTTTTGGCTACCGGAAGAGCTCTTATTGATATACAGGGTGGTCATCTGA